The stretch of DNA GCTGAGGTCGGGGGACGTTAGGAGGGTTCGCGGTCTTTGGTGCAACGTTTATTTTCAGCCGGTCCTCCTTCTCCAGTATTCTCttggtttcattcaatcaataatttaatcattaAATACAAATGAATGCTAAACCAACGATAGTCCcccgtcaaccttgcggttatatcgtagGTATAATATacccattttttttgcatcggaaaacaaattttcgtttcATTATCTATGGATGTtcaaataagattgtgtacacgGGTAACGAGGTACATGTCGGGGTGGAGTAGTAGTGGGGGAGTGAAGTGAGGTTGAATTGAGAGGctgatttgtattcattcgccATGCCAGTTAGAACCAGTTTACTTCAACTAAAAATGAATTGATGAGCGTTAAGAGCGAGTGTAACTGATGAACGAGTCATTTTCGACGGCGAATGGGTTTGTTGTGACTCGGTAGCAAGAGAGAGGAAGGCGTTTATGGAAGTAGTCCTGCTCGAAGCGAAacgactgagaggagagtcgattttcatgtttcgtGTTCGAAAATGTTGGACCCTATCGTGGTGGAGCTACGAACAAAGCATCAAGCTTAGTTGTTTGACTGTTCAAACTGATAAGAGCGACGAAGTAGTTTTGTAAAAGGTTCAAAAAACGTGGGATTTAAGAGAAATTTGTTTCATTGacttattatttttaatttatatgcAACGTATGAACTTCACGACACTCATAAGACGCGACGTGAGACAAGACATACCACATATGGTTCTTACTTATTGTCTTACTATATTATTACGACTGAGTTAGAGCAGAAATTACGAATATTGAGTCATTGTTGAATCATCTTCAACGCTTGTATCTGCTTTGTATTCGTTGTCCACAAAATCAACTATGTAGTGATTCTCCGTTATAGCTTTCGGCGCTCTTGGAAAAAATCTTGCGAACTCCGTACTGTTGGCGACTTATTGTCACCTTATTGTAGGAATGGGCTACCACTTTTGTAGGAGCTAGATTCGCGGAGGAAAACCTCCGATGTAGTAGTTGGAATTGCGAGGGCCACCCAATTTGTGCATCTGAACACAGATGCCTCCACCCTTGTAGTACCTAGAACTGGGAGGGTCGCAGCTTATTGAGCGGAGCTGGGCACGGGTACTACCACCTTTCTAGTAATAACTGAACATTGGAATACTGCCACAATTTTTAATCTTATACGTTTTGTCTCTGTACAGCCATTGTTTGGAAAAGTTTTCTCTCGGAAACCCAAACTTCTTTTGTTTGAATTATCTTTATTGCTTGCACATATCACTATATTCTaagtgataaagggtgtgtcacatcaaattgcatcacggaaaaaacgctgtagaaattcgcccagtagaccgatccttttgaaaattttagacagtaaaataaaaactattaaacaacttttgacattttctatttattcatacttcgagcccaagcccatatgctcgcaccttcctctttaccccgtccataaggttctgtacaacgtcaggttgtagtttttttttgagcagaaatccattttctcttgaagtccgcctcagtttagacaacttttgggttcttccggagggcctgcttcataatcgcccaatatttctctattgggcgaagctccggcgcgttgggcgggttcatttcctttgacacgaaggtgaccccgttggcttcgtaccactccaacacgtcctttgaatagtggcacgaagcgagatccggccagaagatggtcgggccctcgtgctgcttcaatagtggtagtaagcgcttctgtaggcactccttaaggtaaacctgcccgtttaccgtgccggtcatcacgaagggggcgctcctctttccgcaagagcagatcgcttgccacaccatgtactttttggcaaacttggatagtttctgcttgcgaatctcctccggaacgctgaatttgtcctctgcggagaagaacaacaggcccggcagccgacgaaagtccgctttgacgtaggtttcgtcgtccattaccaggcaatgcggcttcgtcagcatttcggtgtacagcttccgggctcgcgtcttccccatcatgttttgtctttcgtcgcggttaggagccttctgaaccttgtatgtacgcaggtcctcccgctgcttggtccgctggacgaatgaacttgacaaattcagcttattggagacatcccggaccgaacttctcggatcacgtctaaacttcttaactacgcgcttgtgatctttttcattgacggagcatccatttttgccgttcttcaccttccggtcgatggttaggttctcgaagtatcgttttagtgctcagctgaccgtggattggacgattcccagcatcttaccgatgtcccgatgtgacaactccggattctcgaaatgagtgcgcaggattaattcacgacgctctttttcgttcgacgacatttttccaaatttacgaaaaattgacagtgaagcatggccaacgtgatctatacactcttatctgattataagcgaaagctgaagatataattcctaaaaattaaatttctacagcgtttttttccgtgatgcaatttgatgtgacacaccctttatgtgcaAGCAATAAAGATAATTGCTTTCCATTCGATAGTTTGGTACACCTCTCGATCgtttgaaaatagaaacaattatAGATCGTTTGAACGTTGAATAACTTATAGCTTCTAAACTGGGTCTGAGACGAAttagcccaggaggctgaaagtctcaaatatgaagaattaaaaaaataatagggGTTTGCTTTTTTATATGATCGTGGGGAAATCGCTGACCAATCATCCTTCCTGTGATATTTGTTTTAATTCGTTGCCCAGCACTTGTGGTTCGATTACCATGGAAACAAATATGACTTTCAAATGTATTATCCAATTACCATGTTATCATCCTCTATCAACGCCACCACGAGATCTGAATATTCCAATAACATGTCGCTAAACGGCGCACCTCCTGCCCGAGCTCTAACGTTCCAAATCAACCACaactaatttattttcttcGAGTTCTGAACATCTTCTACAGGTTGATAAAGGGTGGAAtgattaaaatttgatcaacctAAACTTGGCATTTCTGTTAGAGTACACATTCAAACAATTTTGACCAATTCATATGAAGTTGTGTTCGATGTCAGTTGGCCGCACTGAAGTTAGTAAAGAGTCGACCGAAGTAGATTTTTCGAAAGTGTTTAAGCATTAGCCCAAAGTTTTATAGCAACTTAGGAAATGAATTTCTGATATTCGCATGGCATGAGCCCACCGTGCAATTACTACAATCGTTAGCAGCTAGGATACGAAAGATCAGCCCATAAACGATCGATCGCTTTCACGATCGTCGATAGGGCCGAAGATAAGCAATAGAGAACTATAGATATCTGAAATATCTATTGCGATAGATAGACTTAAGTCAGTTGAAAATAAAATCTCGAACGAAGTAGTCACCTCTTGGAATAAAATCAACTGTTTAAAATAAACCGTTAGTGACAAATTCACAAGTCGCGTTTTCTGATTGAAACCGGAAAATAGAAGTGCATGTTCAAACATTTTGGTCCGATAGAACCGGATCGTCGGGAAACGCGGAAGTGACATCGTGTTAGAAGAAATATTGTGGCACTGGCTGAAGGCCACATCGCCATCGCTGATAGCTTATCCACACGTAGTTTGCTGAATTTTATCTACGAGGAAGACCTATAGGACACATTGATCAGGAATTTAGAGCGCTGTCGCTGTTCGAACaaactgctgttgctgctgttgctggaaTAGGACTGGAGATTGCATGATTAAGATAAGTACTGGGTATAAAGCAGGTGAGTCTGTGGCGCGGATCTTTGATGCATGTGAGACCGACGCGTTGCATGTGATTGAGCGAattgaagaaataaaataaacgatATTTGCTTCCATGAGAAACTTattgtgttccaatatttaaAAGCTGAGTTGAGCCTTGactaaatattaaaaatttcggTTGATATTGTCAATTTTGCTGGTCGGTTAGCGTGGTTGCTTTGTTCTATTGAAAATCATTATAAATTGATCTCATTGTCCCGTCAATTTGCGCGCGGTCAGTCAATAACGCCATTGTAGAAGATAAAGATATATTGGGTCTACAACAATACAAGTATTGTTCAAGTGAAACAAAGTGTCTTCAACAATGCCTTCGGAAAATCTAAGGCTATTGTCCAAGCAAGAGCGTGTGTTACGTATCTCGCTGGAAAATGTGGCTGATTTCGTACAGTCCTATGAGGAAGGAACGGACAAACAATCCTTGGAACTGAGGTTAGCCAAACTGGACGAATTATTGGAGAAATTCATCAATATTCGAATGCAAATGGAGATCTTAGCCGACGATGCGGATGACATGGAACTTACAGAAACCAAAGCGACtgaagaggaacgaattcgacAAAGGGATACGATCAACGCCACCATCATCAAAGATTTTGAAAACTCTGTGTACGATTTGAAGCAAACTATTCTGAGCTATCTCACAACAGCAAACAGGAATCACCCAATGCCAAATGGTTCGAGACAATCCACGGTTGATTCACAGTCCCGAGTGAAACTTCCAGACCTCAGACTGCCTTCGTTTAGTGGACGGATGTCGGACTGGGTTACTTTCCGTGATACATATAAGAACTTAATCCATAATGATGTTAGATTATCAGATATGGATAAGTTCACATACCTGCGAACATCGCTCACCGGAGACGCTCTGCAGGAAATCGCATCGATTGAGATCTGTTCCAACAATTATATTATCGCGTGGAATGCTTTGGAGAGTGTGTATGAGAACAAGAAATTATTGGTTATGACGCATTTAGATTCCTTATTCGCATTGGAGCCGTTACGTCAGGAGAATTTCGAATCACTAAACAAATTAGTTAGTGGTTTTGAAACAAATTTGCAAATGTTAAACAAAATTGGTGAGGAGACGGAAGGATGGAGTACCTTACTACAGTACATGCTATGTAAACGTTTACACCCAACCACATTGAGACACTGGGAGTCTCATTATAGTTGTAAAGAAGTTCCGAAATATAAAGAGATAATGAAATTTCTGAAATCACACTGTTCAATGTTGCAATCTATCACGCCAACAAAGGCAATACAGTCCGACAATCGAAAGTTATATCGTCCTACTATCAGTCACGCTAGTGTTCAATCAAATAAATGCTCTTTTTGTTCAGAGCCTGTTCATTCTGTATTCAAATGTTCCAAATTTTCTAAAATGAATGTTCCAGACCGACTAGATGCAGTAAAAAGAAATTCGCTATGTATTAATTGTTTGTCACCTGCACATATAGCCAGATTCTGCACGCGGGGATCATGTCACCATTGTGGTCAACGCCATCACACGCTACTTCATTCGAGTTCATCACCCACTGTGGGTTCACAAGCTAAGCCACAGTCAGGACAATTGTCTTTTAAGAAATACCAAGGACAAAACCCGCAACCACCGCGAAATCAAACATTTTCAACGCCAATTGATCGCTCAACACACATTCAGCAAATAACGAGACACAACACAGAATCACACGATAATCCAACAACAAATGCAAGCAAAGCTCAATCACACAAATTCGCCACAGACACCCCCAGTACAAGTTACCACACTGCACCCGCAATGAATACAGAATACACTTCACGTACAGTGTTGCTCTCCACTGCCGTTGTAGGCATCACGGATCAGTACGGAAATTCGATGCTCGCTCGTGCGTTGCTGGACTCTGGCTCGCAGCGATGCTACATGTCGGAAAGCTTTTCCCAGAAGCTCAAGTTTAAGAGATCTCGTGAACATTTACCTGTTGTCGGAATTGGAGGTTCATGCACAGCTTCAACTCAAGCAGTACTAGCTGAAATGAATTCTTGTGTCACAGAGTACACGACGCGATTGAAATTCCACGTGCTACCACGTGTCACTGTTAACCTTCCCGTACAAAGTATTAACATAAACAGCTGGAAAATTCCTAATGAAGTCGTCTTAGCTGATACAACTTTCCACGAGTCTCGTGCGGTGGATCTTATAATAGGAGCAGAAATTTATTTAGACATTATCCTAGAAAGTCAGCAAATCAAATTGACCGAATCTGGTCCAACGTTACAGAACACACAGTTGGGCTGGATTGTCTCGGGAACAATTCCAGACGAAGCATGCTGTTATTCATCGATCGTCTCACATTCTTCCGAATCTGTCGAAGATCAATTAATGCGATTCTTCGAGTTAGAATTATGTCGTACCACTAGTACTTTTTCGTTGGAAGAAACCGCATgcgaaaaacatttcgaacgaacCACAAAGAAAGATTGTTCGGGAAAATTTATAGTGCATTTACCCAAGAAACCATACTTAATCGATCGTCTCGGCGAATCGAGATCGATAGCTTTGCGTAGATTTTCAGCGTTGGAGAAAAGACTCAACGCAAATGTaaatgtcaaacaaatgtaCTCTAATTTCATTAATGAGTATCGAAACCTGAACCACATGCGCGAGGTATTACCTATTGACGAGGAGAAATCCATGCAAACACCTTACTATATGCCTCATCATGCGGTACTTAAGCCCGATAGTACATCAACCAAGTTGCGTGTCGTGTTTGATGCGTCATGTCCATCGTCCAGTGGTATTTCGCTTAATGCTGCATTAATGGTAGGCCCTGTGGTACAGGACGACCTGTACTCGATAATTTTACGATTCCGTCTCCACAAATATGCAATCATAGCTGACATAGAGAAAATGTACAGGATGATAAATGTGGACCCAGCCGATTATCATCTTCAACGCATTTTGTGGAGAGATGATCCTTCTGAACCCATCCGCACCTTCGAACTAACGACGGTTACGTATGGAACCTCGCCTGCACCGTATCTCGCTACTCGTTGTCTGAAGAAACTCGCAGAAGACAATAAACCAACATATCCAATCGCAGCAGAAACAATCCTCAACGGATTCTATGTCGACGACTTGCTAAAAAGTGTTGGAAGCATCGATGAAGCATCGAAATTATGCAGAGAACTTATTCTGCTACTCAGCGCTGCCGGTTTCACTCTGCGTAAGTGGAGTACTAATTCCTGTGAGATCCTGGAACAGATACCCATTCACCTTAGAAGTAATCAATCGACTTTAGAGCTACAGCCATCAGGCGACATCAAAACACTCGGATTAATCTGGTCACCCAACACTGACATGTTTAAATTCACTGTGCCCCAGTGGCACTCATCATCTGAAATCACCAAGAGAATCATTCTGTCCGATTTCGCAAAGCTCTTCGATCCATTAGGATTAGTTGGACCTGTCACAGTTCAGGCCAAAGTTTTTCTCCAGGAACTTTGGAAAACAAAGTGTTCCTGGGATGTATCGCTGGCCGAAGAGCATCAAAATTGGTGGTTGAAGTTTAGAAGCAATCTGGCTGGCTTATCGCACCTAGAAATTCCTCGATGGGTTGCATTCGATAACGACATAATCACCGTAGAAATGCATGGGTTCTGTGATGCTTCCGAGAAGGCTTACGGAGCCTGCTTATATCTACGTTGCATATCATTTAACGGAACCATTTCTGTGTCGCTTCTCACAGCGAAATCTCGGGTTGCTCCAATTGACAATCtcgagaaaaagaaaaggaaaatttCTATCCCACGGTTGGAATTATCATCGGCGCTTGTATGCAGTCATCTCTTCGAAAAGGCGGCTGAAAGTATAAAACTGTCAATACAACCTTATTTTTGGACGGATTCTATGATAGTCAAATGTTGGCTATCATCTGTGCCATCACGCTGGAATATATTTGTGGCGAACAGGGTCTCAGAAATCCAGCACATAACCAGGAAGGGGATCTGGAATCATGTGGCTGGAGCCGAAAACCCTGCAGACGCATTGTCACGTGGAATGACACCTGATCAATTATTGAACCATCAAACATGGTGGCATGGGCCACAGTGGCTTCATTTAGAGAAAGAAGAATGGCCGAAATCGGTCAAATACTCAATCGAAGAATTAAATCAAGCGACAGTGGAGCAACGAGCCACTGTTTCAGCTCCTGctcaagaaataaaaaccaGTTTCATTTTCACTTTGAAATCTAAATTATCGGATCTAGTGCGGATCGTAGCTCTTGTAAGGAGATTTATCTACAACTGCAGAAACTGTCAGAACCGCAAATTAGGATTTCTGACATACGAAGAGCGAGAAAGTGCTCTATTACGATTGGTTGCATTGGCACAAGAGGAAAGCTTTCATCTAGAGTTGACTGagttaaaaactaaaaattcaaCAACGTTTCCATCTCGAATAAGATCATTGAATCCTCGTCTCGTGAACGGACTACTTCTCGTCGGCGGCCGGCTGAATTATGCTCAGATTTCCGTTGGACGCAAACACCCATTAATTCTGGACAACCGTCATCCACTCACCACGCTGATTGCAACTCATTATCACGAAACCCTTCTTCATGC from Toxorhynchites rutilus septentrionalis strain SRP chromosome 3, ASM2978413v1, whole genome shotgun sequence encodes:
- the LOC129773533 gene encoding uncharacterized protein LOC129773533, whose translation is MPSENLRLLSKQERVLRISLENVADFVQSYEEGTDKQSLELRLAKLDELLEKFINIRMQMEILADDADDMELTETKATEEERIRQRDTINATIIKDFENSVYDLKQTILSYLTTANRNHPMPNGSRQSTVDSQSRVKLPDLRLPSFSGRMSDWVTFRDTYKNLIHNDVRLSDMDKFTYLRTSLTGDALQEIASIEICSNNYIIAWNALESITDQYGNSMLARALLDSGSQRCYMSESFSQKLKFKRSREHLPVVGIGGSCTASTQAVLAEMNSCVTEYTTRLKFHVLPRVTVNLPVQSININSWKIPNEVVLADTTFHESRAVDLIIGAEIYLDIILESQQIKLTESGPTLQNTQLGWIVSGTIPDEACCYSSIVSHSSESVEDQLMRFFELELCRTTSTFSLEETACEKHFERTTKKDCSGKFIVHLPKKPYLIDRLGESRSIALRRFSALEKRLNANVNVKQMYSNFINEYRNLNHMREVLPIDEEKSMQTPYYMPHHAVLKPDSTSTKLRVVFDASCPSSSGISLNAALMVGPVVQDDLYSIILRFRLHKYAIIADIEKMYRMINVDPADYHLQRILWRDDPSEPIRTFELTTVTYGTSPAPYLATRCLKKLAEDNKPTYPIAAETILNGFYVDDLLKSVGSIDEASKLCRELILLLSAAGFTLRKWSTNSCEILEQIPIHLRSNQSTLELQPSGDIKTLGLIWSPNTDMFKFTVPQWHSSSEITKRIILSDFAKLFDPLGLVGPVTVQAKVFLQELWKTKCSWDVSLAEEHQNWWLKFRSNLAGLSHLEIPRWVAFDNDIITVEMHGFCDASEKAYGACLYLRCISFNGTISVSLLTAKSRVAPIDNLEKKKRKISIPRLELSSALVCSHLFEKAAESIKLSIQPYFWTDSMIVKCWLSSVPSRWNIFVANRVSEIQHITRKGIWNHVAGAENPADALSRGMTPDQLLNHQTWWHGPQWLHLEKEEWPKSVKYSIEELNQATVEQRATVSAPAQEIKTSFIFTLKSKLSDLVRIVALVRRFIYNCRNCQNRKLGFLTYEERESALLRLVALAQEESFHLELTELKTKNSTTFPSRIRSLNPRLVNGLLLVGGRLNYAQISVGRKHPLILDNRHPLTTLIATHYHETLLHAGQQLMISSMRERFWPIGARNVTRKVIHRCLKCFRTRPKSHEQIMGDLPVERVTPAPPFTRVGVDYCGPFNVQYPYRKGKPIKCFIAVFICLVVKAIHLEIVADLTTQSFIAALKRFVARRGRPEIIICDNGRNFVGARRELDELRRLFNNQRESISKEAATENINFKFIPARSPNFGGLWEAAVKSMKSHMKRTLGNVILHSDELATLVAQIEACLNSRPITPLSNDPNDLTVLTPGHFLINRPLMAIPEPSLQEIQESRLSKWQRVQNYLQQLWRRWSTQYLSNLQNRTKWTKQRKNLFVGTMVLLRDENLPPLKWSLGRIIDIHTGEDGNIRVVKVRTKDGVYVRAISKVCILPIADNESPSTEE